The nucleotide window atcatagtcccttttcTGGAATAATGTCCTGTTcagaattaagaatgatcttaaaataaaagtatatataatctcttttatatttCCTTCCCTTGGATAAAGTTATATGTTAGAATGGTGATaccaccatatttgagtggttgaaATTTCATATTGGTATTTGGATTTGTTAaaagttagaatggtggtaacatcatatttgagtggtcaCAATACCATAGTAGAGTGGTCATAGCACCATAATTGATTGGTTTCAGTACTAAAATATGAGTGGCCTTAGTATCATATTGGAGGTGTAATTTTCGAACGTTGTTTTTACAGCGTAGTAGTTAATCGTGTTCTTGTAGTTTAACTTGTTTTATATAGTCTCCTTTGCATTACTTTGGACAGTACCATGGAatgtcttaaagagagcgatatggtcgtgactcaacctagtaacaacttcagtaaatttatttttggcaaaattacaattttagtcccttaacttaatttcaggtaacagtttggtcctttatctttttttcatttcaatttagtcatttttgtccattttcatatacattttcaagcttcaaatctaatattcttatccaaacataaacgaggatcatagatttgaagactgaaagaccataagaaaataaaatcattaattttaagcttaaaaattcatatgaaaatggataaaaaggaccaaattaaaatgaaaaaaagataaaggaccaaactattacctgaaattaaattaagtgaTTAAAAATGTAActttacctttatttttttaaaatagaatttaaaaattcaaatacaacgGTGTTCCGTTAAATGTTATTAAATGTTATTCTACATCATTATATATGATGTGTAATAGTAAAAAATAAGCTCCAAATTGggttgtgtaaaaaaaataagcCTTAAAATTTTGTTTCGATTAAACTATGACGAGTACAAGTGTATTTGATAGGATGCCCAATTTAGAGTAGAAGCCATCACCACATTCTTCCTTAGCTAAGAAGCCCTCATGAAAATGCATACATCTTATTTTATTACATACTATAGATCTCAATGCTCCACCCAATTAACACAAAGAAACAACACAAGAATAGAACCATCCATCacatgccaatttttttttttttggcacttTAAAAAAAACCCCATATGTCTTGTTTTGATTTCACACGAAGAAGAGATACTATTAATACAAAGACAACATTCAAACAATGAAGCATTGAATCCGACACAAACACcgaacacaacataatcatgtCGCTAcctataatataaaaaatataagacaACGACgcattcatatatataattaattttgtgtgtgGAACTTGGTAAGAGACGGAGGAGGTATTAATCAAGCATGAACAACCAAAGCTATTAACAACACAATTCAGACAAAATTCCCTCAACATGCCCAAAGGCCAAACCTAAACATTATCTTTAAATGTGTCAATTCAAAAGCAGCACACATGAACATAGTTCATAACTacagttttattaattaaaatgtttcAAAACATTACTAAGAAAACTGAAATTAATCCaactaaaaaaaactgaaatcaaTCCAATCTAAATTAATGTAGGACAGCATTCTCCccaatcaaatttttattaaaagggTCTTATTAATTAATGTTCCCGGGAATTCTTTAAGGATTCCAAATTTAGcaattgttttttcaaaaataactattacaatttacaatgcattaaatacacaatttttcataaaaaaaaacttaccatttaaaatgtttaaagagtgtcttgggggcactagttaacatttcccttattaaaaaatttggaaaatgttAAGTAGTGCCCAGTGCCCccggaaaatgttttttttcgaaaattatgtattttactttttgaaacttgaaaaaaagttgattttaatgttgactttgctttttctttctaattttggCTACTTAACTAATACCcggaggcaccggttaacatgacCCAAAAAAGTTCCTCATATTTTTCACTTGCCTCCTCCACCTATTCATCCTATAGTTTTGAGCCAATTCTTGTTTATCTTTCCCTGCCACCAGTTGAGCTTTCTCACCGTTTTTCTTTGCTTCCTCCTCTTCCTTTTCCTTTGCAATTTCAAGATATTGAATCAAATTCTTCAAGCAAGACTCAGCATCTTCGGTGGTCGACTTTGGCATCAAATTCTCGGCAACATCAGCAGGTGACATATTAGTCTCTCCCAACAACTTTTCAATAATTGGAAACAAATCACCATGAGACTCAACATCCAAGTAGTTCTTAGCAAGAACCTTGAACGCTTGATATCTACAATAGGACATTTCTATGTGTTTATCCATCCTTCCCCTCCTAATTAGAGCAGGATCAAGTTTGTCCACAAAATTAGTTGTGAAAATTATGATCCGTTCTCCTCCACATGATGACCAAATTCCATCAATAGAATTCAACAAACCCGAAAGAGTTACATTGcttttccttttctcttcttcttcttcatcatcgttgtcatcatcttcatcttcttcttcacttttCTTATCAGTTTTCTCtttattctcatttttatcAGTATGatctttctcctttttcttcttcctttgacCAGTAAGCTCGAGAGAACAATCAATATCTTCAATAACGATAACTGATTTGCTTGACGTCTCAATCAAAAGTGTTTTCAACTCATTGTTATCCTTGACAGTGGTTAATTCTAGATCATATACATCGTAGTTCATGAAATTTGCAATAGCCGATATCATGGTAGATTTCCCAGTTCCTGGTGGACCATAAAGTAGATAACCCCGTTTCCAAGCCTTTCCAACTTTAGCATAATACTCTTTCCCTTTCTTGAATTTAACAAGATCGTTTATgatctcttctttcttctccgGTTCCATAGCAAGTGTTTCAAACCTTGCAGGGTGTGCAAAATTTGTGTGACTCCACCCCGACATCCACCAACAACCACCATTGTTGGTGTAAAGCTTTAGTCGCCTATTCTTAAATATAATAGCCTTTCCTTGTTCCAACACATGTTGTATGTAAGAGGAAGTAATGAGATCGCGATGCCTTTTGTGGAAAGTTAGGGTGAAGCATCTTACCACATCGAAAGATCTTCCTGAAGATGCTTTTCTTCTTGGAGCTTTGCTATTTGCAGACCACCAAACTTTGACTCCATTGAACTCATCTTCGATCTCTTCGTTGTCGTCCATGCTAAGGACAAGCGGGGATTGGCTATCTTCCACAACTTCGGCTTCAAGTCGTTTGGCTCGTTTACTCGAGTTCGCACCAAGATATGTTTGGATGATTGTGTAAGTTTCGCTTTGTTTGAGACGCTCGCCCGATGATTCATTGAAAGTTATTTGGATGTAAGGGGACATAAGATCTGTAAATTTGTGTTTGTAGTTTTCAACAAACTTACGAAGATCAGATGGGCAGAATTGCTCATACATGGCATAAACAAACATAAGGCTAGCCGCAATTGAGCCTAATTGTGACAATATTTCCCCAATTCCCATTGCCATCTCTAATACTTAGAAACGATTgtgcctattttttttatttttttgtgtgtgttgcTTTAACCTATATGGTATGATTTTATAAGGAGTGATTTAGATTTTGTATCTTGGTGACCAAGTTATCTTTTTGACCAAGTTATCTTGGAGACATacaatttgttgattttgtaggCGTGCTGAAATTGAAAACTATAGGCcagattaaaaagaaagaaaatataaaaacgaaaaaaaaaaaacattttatttgctcaattagaaaaatatatctATTTAATTCCacatcttgtcaaaaaaaaaatctcttttattccaccaaaaaaaaaaaagaatttaattagTACTATAATTTAACGGCGTACATCTTTCTTTATTATCAATCTTATAAAAACGTCTTTGACGTTATTTCTAAAaccatttttaaaattcaagtgGTGGATTGTTGAAACATGTGTGAAAATTGAGTTAAAAGATTAGACATAAATTTtcacattaaaaaaacaatagtaGTATTTATATAGTGGCAGCATACCTCTAAGGAGAGGTACATAATTAGAACACtagtttattcaaaaaaaattagaacacTAGTGTTTATATTTGCAAACACCACGAGGGACGATCCAATTTTAAAAACActccatatatattttagagaaatgatatttgtataaccattttgtgacaatcttttgataatttttttcacatacttaca belongs to Medicago truncatula cultivar Jemalong A17 chromosome 6, MtrunA17r5.0-ANR, whole genome shotgun sequence and includes:
- the LOC11425334 gene encoding AAA-ATPase At3g28510, translated to MAMGIGEILSQLGSIAASLMFVYAMYEQFCPSDLRKFVENYKHKFTDLMSPYIQITFNESSGERLKQSETYTIIQTYLGANSSKRAKRLEAEVVEDSQSPLVLSMDDNEEIEDEFNGVKVWWSANSKAPRRKASSGRSFDVVRCFTLTFHKRHRDLITSSYIQHVLEQGKAIIFKNRRLKLYTNNGGCWWMSGWSHTNFAHPARFETLAMEPEKKEEIINDLVKFKKGKEYYAKVGKAWKRGYLLYGPPGTGKSTMISAIANFMNYDVYDLELTTVKDNNELKTLLIETSSKSVIVIEDIDCSLELTGQRKKKKEKDHTDKNENKEKTDKKSEEEDEDDDNDDEEEEEKRKSNVTLSGLLNSIDGIWSSCGGERIIIFTTNFVDKLDPALIRRGRMDKHIEMSYCRYQAFKVLAKNYLDVESHGDLFPIIEKLLGETNMSPADVAENLMPKSTTEDAESCLKNLIQYLEIAKEKEEEEAKKNGEKAQLVAGKDKQELAQNYRMNRWRRQVKNMRNFFGSC